The Prochlorococcus sp. MIT 1300 genome has a window encoding:
- the metH gene encoding methionine synthase — MTPKNTNHTSKNIDLLEYLNGPSNPVLVFDGATGTSLQQLNLCAEDFGGPQLEGCNENLVISSPGSVEKVHRQFLDVGCDVIETNTFGATSIVLAEYGLESETYKINLKASQLAKTLAADYSTSKKPRFVAGSIGPTTKLPTLSHISFDELRDSYKEQVEGLIDGGVDLLLIETCQDLLQIKSVLNAIEQTFTVKSKRLPVMVSVTMETTGTMLVGSDIATVVTTLEPYQIDILGLNCATGPEQMKEHIKYLSKYSPFLISCIPNAGLPENVGGIAHYRLSPIELKMQLMHFVEDLGVRVIGGCCGTTPDHISALAKEVRNLNPAPRSHRNGKEHLERSLKGFEPSASSIYSSTTFKQDNSFLIVGERLNASGSKKARELLNLEDWDGLVALARNQVKENAHILDINVDYVGRDGVKDMNSLVKRLVTNINLPLMLDSTEWQKMESGLKVAGGKCILNSTNFEDGDERFYKVVEIARSYGASIVVGTIDEEGMARTSSKKFEIAQRAFQACINSGIPEHEIFYDPLALPISTGIEEDRLNAFETIKAIKLIRNHLPNVHIILGISNISFGLSPAARITLNSVFLNDCYEAGLDAAIISPSKILPLSKINPEHQKICRDLIYDRREYNNSICQYDPLTKLTSVFEGVSTSQARSSSQSLKELAIEERLKVHIIDGERIGLDEALSIALEKYKPLEIINKYLLDGMREVGELFGSGQMQLPFVLQSAQTMKFAVSFLEPYMEKSEGDSSSKGKFLIATVKGDVHDIGKNLVDIILTNNGYEVINLGIKQDVKAIIEAQNTHQADCIAMSGLLVKSTAFMKDNLQAFNEAGISVPVVLGGAALTPKFVNGDCSEIYKGKVLYGKDAFTDLRFMDEYITAKANGNWNDFEGFKNGSPEGINLGGQQLIESNCKQPNNLLNDEKHQIEAIPNLTISTERSITVPEEKAIQPPFIGSRVLSPAEIPIEQLVFYLDKQALFSGQWQIKRNKNQSSHEYKAYLEKEINPILEKWIDLIISEQLILPSAVYGYYPCGRNDNSLRIYDEDSNKELAIFNFPRQKGGNKYCISDYYLDLNNNGPLDFLPMQAVTVGDRASQYAQKLFKSDNYLDYLYFHGLSVQLAEALAEFVHSRIRIECGFSNQEPNEIKDILAQRYRGCRYSFGYPACPNVSDSRIQLSILKADRIGLTMDKSDQLHPEQSTTALIALHSNARYFAA; from the coding sequence ATGACTCCAAAAAATACAAACCACACATCCAAGAATATTGATTTGCTCGAGTATCTTAATGGCCCATCAAATCCTGTATTAGTTTTTGATGGTGCGACTGGTACGTCCCTACAACAACTCAACTTATGTGCAGAGGACTTTGGAGGGCCTCAACTTGAGGGTTGCAATGAAAATTTAGTTATTTCATCTCCCGGGTCCGTGGAAAAGGTACACCGTCAATTTCTGGATGTTGGATGTGATGTAATAGAAACAAATACCTTTGGAGCAACTTCAATTGTATTGGCTGAATATGGATTAGAAAGTGAAACATACAAAATAAATCTTAAAGCTAGTCAATTAGCTAAGACTCTTGCTGCAGATTATTCGACCTCCAAAAAACCAAGATTTGTTGCAGGTTCAATAGGTCCAACAACAAAATTACCAACTTTGTCACATATAAGTTTTGATGAATTACGAGATAGTTATAAGGAGCAAGTAGAAGGACTAATTGATGGGGGAGTTGATTTATTGCTAATAGAAACATGTCAGGACCTACTTCAAATTAAATCTGTACTAAATGCTATAGAGCAAACATTTACGGTGAAGTCAAAAAGATTACCGGTTATGGTTTCTGTCACGATGGAGACCACAGGTACTATGTTGGTAGGTAGTGATATAGCCACTGTAGTAACAACTTTAGAACCATATCAAATAGATATCTTGGGCCTCAACTGTGCGACTGGACCTGAACAAATGAAAGAACATATTAAATACCTATCTAAATATTCTCCTTTTCTGATCAGTTGCATACCTAACGCCGGCCTACCAGAAAATGTTGGAGGTATTGCCCATTACAGATTATCACCTATTGAATTAAAAATGCAGCTCATGCATTTTGTTGAGGATCTTGGAGTGAGAGTGATTGGTGGATGCTGTGGTACGACTCCAGACCATATATCAGCTCTCGCCAAAGAAGTAAGAAATTTAAATCCCGCTCCTCGTAGTCATAGGAATGGTAAAGAACATTTGGAACGAAGCCTCAAAGGTTTCGAACCATCGGCATCATCGATTTACAGCTCAACAACATTTAAACAAGACAACTCCTTCCTTATCGTTGGCGAAAGATTGAATGCTAGTGGCTCCAAGAAAGCGAGAGAGCTTTTAAATTTAGAAGATTGGGATGGTTTAGTTGCACTAGCAAGAAATCAAGTTAAAGAAAATGCTCATATATTGGATATAAATGTTGATTATGTAGGGCGTGATGGTGTCAAGGATATGAACAGCCTAGTTAAGAGATTGGTTACCAACATTAACTTGCCACTTATGCTCGACTCCACGGAGTGGCAAAAAATGGAAAGTGGTTTAAAGGTTGCTGGAGGAAAATGTATTTTGAACTCAACAAACTTTGAAGATGGAGATGAACGCTTTTATAAAGTAGTAGAAATAGCTAGATCATACGGAGCATCAATAGTTGTAGGTACTATTGATGAGGAGGGTATGGCAAGAACCTCTTCCAAAAAGTTTGAAATAGCGCAGCGCGCATTTCAAGCCTGTATCAATTCAGGAATTCCGGAGCATGAAATATTTTATGATCCACTTGCGCTCCCAATATCTACAGGTATAGAAGAAGATCGCTTAAATGCCTTTGAGACAATTAAAGCTATAAAGCTAATTAGAAATCACTTACCTAATGTACATATCATACTTGGTATTTCTAATATTAGTTTTGGCTTAAGCCCAGCTGCTCGAATTACACTCAATTCTGTGTTTCTTAACGATTGCTATGAAGCGGGTCTAGACGCTGCCATTATCTCGCCATCTAAAATTCTACCTTTAAGCAAAATCAATCCCGAACATCAGAAAATATGTAGAGACTTGATTTACGATCGAAGAGAATATAATAATTCCATTTGTCAATATGATCCTCTTACTAAACTTACTTCAGTCTTCGAAGGAGTATCTACCAGTCAGGCACGTTCATCAAGTCAATCCCTAAAGGAATTAGCAATTGAGGAGCGTTTAAAAGTACATATAATTGATGGCGAACGAATCGGGCTAGATGAAGCACTATCTATAGCACTTGAAAAGTATAAGCCTCTTGAGATAATCAACAAATATTTGTTGGATGGAATGAGAGAAGTAGGAGAACTTTTCGGATCCGGTCAGATGCAATTACCTTTTGTCCTTCAATCAGCACAAACAATGAAGTTTGCTGTTTCTTTTCTAGAACCCTACATGGAAAAAAGTGAAGGTGACTCTTCCTCTAAAGGTAAGTTTCTTATAGCAACTGTTAAAGGTGATGTTCACGATATAGGAAAAAACCTTGTTGACATAATCCTAACTAATAATGGTTATGAAGTAATTAACCTTGGCATCAAACAAGATGTAAAAGCGATAATTGAAGCACAAAATACTCATCAGGCCGATTGCATTGCTATGAGTGGTTTGCTTGTAAAGTCCACGGCCTTCATGAAGGACAATCTACAAGCCTTCAATGAAGCTGGAATCTCTGTTCCGGTTGTATTAGGTGGTGCCGCATTAACACCAAAATTTGTTAACGGAGACTGTAGTGAGATATATAAAGGGAAGGTCCTTTATGGAAAAGATGCATTTACAGACTTAAGATTTATGGATGAATACATAACAGCTAAAGCAAATGGTAACTGGAATGATTTTGAAGGGTTTAAAAATGGTTCACCTGAGGGTATTAATTTAGGAGGTCAGCAGTTAATTGAATCTAATTGTAAACAACCTAATAATTTACTCAACGATGAAAAACACCAGATTGAAGCTATTCCAAATTTAACAATATCTACTGAACGCTCTATTACAGTACCAGAGGAAAAAGCAATTCAACCTCCTTTTATTGGTTCTAGGGTTCTTTCTCCAGCAGAAATACCAATAGAACAGCTTGTCTTTTATCTAGATAAACAAGCATTATTTTCAGGTCAATGGCAAATTAAGCGAAACAAGAATCAATCAAGCCACGAATATAAGGCCTATCTTGAGAAGGAAATTAATCCAATACTAGAAAAATGGATTGATTTAATAATTTCTGAGCAACTAATTCTTCCATCCGCGGTATATGGATATTACCCTTGTGGACGAAATGATAATAGCTTAAGAATATACGACGAAGACTCCAACAAAGAGCTAGCAATATTTAATTTTCCTCGACAAAAAGGTGGAAATAAATACTGTATTTCCGATTATTATTTAGATTTAAATAATAATGGCCCTTTGGACTTCCTCCCTATGCAGGCGGTTACAGTTGGAGATCGTGCAAGTCAATACGCACAGAAATTATTTAAATCTGACAACTATTTAGATTACCTCTATTTTCATGGGCTAAGTGTACAGCTAGCGGAGGCACTGGCGGAATTTGTACATTCAAGGATAAGGATTGAATGTGGATTTAGTAACCAAGAGCCAAATGAAATAAAAGACATCCTTGCTCAGCGATATAGGGGATGCAGATACTCATTTGGCTATCCAGCATGCCCCAATGTTTCTGATTCAAGAATTCAACTATCAATCCTTAAAGCAGACAGAATTGGATTAACCATGGACAAAAGCGATCAGTTACATCCCGAACAGAGCACTACTGCCCTCATAGCTCTACATAGCAATGCACGGTACTTTGCTGCATAG
- a CDS encoding DUF2237 domain-containing protein, translating to MLENPVLESSLNVYGQPLEICSCKPITGWFRDGTCRTDSSDFGSHTICCEMTESFLRYSKAQGNDLTTVSILNDFPGLKAGERWCLCASRWKEAYEDGVAPLVVLASTEMSALKIVPLEILEKYALQITN from the coding sequence ATGCTCGAAAACCCAGTTCTAGAAAGCTCTTTAAACGTTTACGGACAACCTTTGGAAATTTGCTCTTGTAAACCCATAACGGGTTGGTTTAGAGATGGAACATGTCGAACTGACAGCTCGGATTTTGGCTCGCATACCATCTGTTGTGAAATGACCGAGTCTTTTCTTCGCTATAGCAAGGCTCAGGGGAATGATTTGACAACCGTGTCAATCTTGAACGACTTTCCTGGTCTTAAAGCAGGTGAGAGATGGTGCCTTTGCGCCTCTCGATGGAAAGAAGCTTATGAAGACGGTGTGGCTCCATTAGTAGTTCTTGCTTCAACCGAGATGAGTGCGCTTAAGATCGTCCCGCTAGAAATTTTAGAAAAGTATGCATTACAAATTACAAACTAG
- a CDS encoding ATP adenylyltransferase: MTDDANKDSYWRKALIRTNQALENGALVHLRTKVETLTNNPGNDFELRSLSVPTPAHLNAAGPKINPFRPWDKRLEIECVSKEHVLILNKYPVHKGHMLLITKRWEPQNGWISIEDWNAIAKIDYDTSGLWFFNSSSNAGASQPHRHLQLLRRASGEMICPREDWFIDRIKNKKDETVLDRSCLVIQREPTSNQQEGIILMQKYCELVTAMSIGDPMRDEAPRTPYNLLITPRWIAVIKRRKEGAYGFSINGLGFAGYLLSTEDSDIEWLQKHGPTSLIESVVSY; encoded by the coding sequence ATGACGGACGATGCCAATAAAGATTCATATTGGCGAAAGGCTCTGATAAGAACTAACCAAGCTCTTGAGAATGGAGCTTTAGTACATCTAAGAACAAAAGTAGAAACACTAACGAATAATCCGGGTAATGATTTTGAGTTGCGTTCACTCTCAGTCCCAACTCCCGCCCATTTAAATGCTGCTGGACCAAAGATCAACCCATTTCGCCCATGGGATAAAAGATTAGAAATAGAATGTGTTTCCAAAGAACATGTACTAATACTTAATAAATATCCTGTACACAAGGGCCATATGCTTTTAATAACAAAACGCTGGGAACCACAAAATGGATGGATCTCTATTGAAGATTGGAATGCAATAGCGAAGATTGATTATGATACTAGTGGGCTGTGGTTTTTCAACAGTTCATCAAATGCTGGAGCTAGTCAGCCTCATCGTCACCTTCAGTTGCTCCGAAGGGCTAGTGGGGAAATGATATGTCCGCGGGAAGACTGGTTTATTGATCGTATCAAAAATAAAAAGGATGAAACCGTCCTGGACAGATCATGCCTTGTTATTCAGAGAGAACCAACAAGTAACCAACAAGAGGGGATAATACTTATGCAGAAATATTGTGAATTGGTAACTGCAATGTCGATAGGAGACCCTATGAGAGATGAGGCACCAAGGACACCATATAATTTATTGATTACTCCAAGATGGATTGCTGTAATTAAACGACGAAAAGAGGGTGCTTATGGTTTCAGTATAAATGGATTAGGTTTTGCGGGTTATTTGTTATCCACAGAAGATTCAGATATAGAATGGCTGCAAAAACATGGTCCTACATCCCTAATAGAAAGCGTTGTTTCTTACTAG